One stretch of Nitratiruptor tergarcus DSM 16512 DNA includes these proteins:
- a CDS encoding aminodeoxychorismate synthase component I, protein MDRLSYYASKNIPFLFVIDYKKENVFAKPLAELQNIYFKVPSFCNYTLPPKRYPKILKKEPISFAKYHKAFTYVQEEIKNGNTYLLNLTFPTKIATDSTLLEIFYATKAKFKLYFQDSFICFSPERFVKIEDNCISTYPMKGTIDANLPNAKQKILSNIKEMAEHTMVVDLLRNDLNMVAKNVRVKRFRYVDKIRAGDKELLQVSSEIEGKLEPHWQKHLGEIFDALLPAGSITGTPKISTCHIIEKAEQYARGFYTGVFGYFDGKSLDSAVMIRFIEKSPGGLVYKSGGGITIDSDVEAEYKELLDKIYLPL, encoded by the coding sequence ATGGATAGACTCTCCTATTATGCGAGCAAAAATATCCCTTTTTTGTTTGTTATCGACTATAAAAAGGAAAATGTTTTTGCCAAGCCTCTAGCAGAGTTACAAAATATCTATTTTAAAGTTCCCAGCTTTTGCAACTACACACTTCCCCCTAAGCGCTATCCTAAAATCTTAAAAAAAGAGCCCATCTCTTTTGCAAAGTATCACAAAGCATTTACCTATGTGCAAGAGGAGATAAAAAATGGAAACACCTACCTCCTCAACCTCACCTTCCCTACTAAAATCGCTACTGATAGCACACTCCTAGAGATTTTCTATGCCACAAAGGCTAAATTTAAACTCTACTTCCAAGATAGCTTCATCTGCTTCTCACCTGAGCGATTTGTGAAAATAGAAGATAACTGCATAAGTACCTATCCAATGAAAGGCACAATTGATGCAAATTTGCCAAATGCCAAGCAAAAAATTCTATCAAATATAAAAGAGATGGCAGAGCATACAATGGTAGTAGACCTTTTGCGCAACGATCTCAATATGGTTGCAAAAAATGTGCGTGTAAAACGCTTTCGCTATGTAGATAAAATCCGTGCAGGAGACAAAGAGCTTTTACAAGTATCGAGTGAAATTGAGGGAAAACTTGAGCCCCACTGGCAAAAACACTTAGGAGAGATCTTCGATGCACTTCTTCCTGCTGGAAGTATCACAGGTACTCCTAAAATTTCTACATGCCATATCATTGAAAAAGCAGAGCAGTATGCAAGAGGATTTTATACAGGAGTTTTTGGCTATTTTGATGGAAAAAGTCTCGATAGCGCAGTTATGATACGCTTCATTGAAAAAAGCCCAGGGGGACTTGTTTATAAAAGTGGTGGAGGTATCACCATTGATAGCGATGTAGAAGCTGAATATAAAGAGCTACTTGACAAAATCTATTTACCACTCTAA
- a CDS encoding ABC-type transport auxiliary lipoprotein family protein has product MRFVWLIAFLMIGCAQKVYHQPYFETTAHYHTKIFIGVADVELPDYLLIDKILVREESERFIDFALAGEPDELLTKRLIAYLHSYLGNENVLHYPWEGDKVPRCIVKLHVDAIYIHANHLVIEGYYFDKKFVVKKDLQENIQQTFDSALQNLYAMVAKDVAKRCLHKKIDAN; this is encoded by the coding sequence ATGTGCGCAAAAAGTCTACCATCAGCCATATTTTGAAACAACTGCACATTATCATACTAAAATTTTTATTGGCGTAGCAGATGTGGAACTACCAGATTATCTTCTTATTGATAAAATTTTAGTGCGGGAAGAGAGTGAGAGATTTATTGATTTTGCGTTAGCTGGCGAGCCAGATGAACTTTTAACTAAGAGACTTATTGCATATCTGCACAGTTACTTAGGAAATGAGAATGTATTGCACTACCCTTGGGAAGGGGATAAGGTACCACGTTGTATTGTCAAATTACATGTAGATGCGATCTATATACATGCAAATCATCTCGTCATTGAGGGATACTATTTTGATAAAAAATTTGTAGTAAAAAAAGATCTCCAAGAAAATATCCAGCAGACTTTTGATAGCGCATTGCAAAACCTCTATGCGATGGTGGCAAAAGATGTTGCAAAGCGATGTCTGCATAAAAAAATAGATGCAAATTAG